The Euphorbia lathyris chromosome 3, ddEupLath1.1, whole genome shotgun sequence genome contains a region encoding:
- the LOC136223558 gene encoding protein unc-13 homolog isoform X2 has translation MEEKVVMPPGAVTLDDVDLDQVSVDYVLNCAKKGAMLELSEAIRDYHDNTELPQMSNGGSAHEFFLVTNPESSGLPPRRAPPPRPASTPVPVVASAPFFAPSPVASLSSVAKSESFNSTEARELTVDDIEDFEDDEDEHEFASVRIRRNTIDNVDLVPKLPTFATGISDDDLRETAYEILLACAGAAGGLIVPSKDKKIDKKSRLMRKLGRSKSENVVQSERVPGLNGLLEIMRAQMEITEEMDIRTRKGLLNALVGKVGKRMDTLLIPLELLSCISRTEFPDKKAYIRWQKRQLFILEEGLINHPVVGFGESGRKASDLRIVLAKIEESEFRSSSEGEVQRTDCLRSLREIAVPLAERPARGDLTGEVCHWADGYHLNVRLYEKLLVSVFDILDEGKLTEEVEETLELLKSTWRLLGITETIHYTCYAWVLFRQYVITQEHRLLKHAINQLKKIPLKEQRGPQERLHLKSLHSKVEGEDFSFLQSFLLPIQKWADKQLADYHKHFAEESATMDDVVLVAMVTRRLLFEESDQVIQSTSTLDRDQIESYISTSIKNAFTRTLQVVERSDTSHEHYLALLAEETKKLLKKESTIFTPILSQRHPQAAVVSASLLHRLYGVKLKPFLDSAEHLTEDVVVVFPAADSLEHYIMSLISSAGGEVRKLSAYQVESVSGTLVMRWVNSQLGRILSWVERAIQQERWEPISPQQRHGISIVEVYRIVEETVDQFFALKVPMRSTELNGLFRGVDNAFQVYANHVTENLAMKEDLIPPVPILTRFRREAGLKAFVKKELFDSKLPEERKSSDIHVPATTTLCVQLNTLYYAISQLNKLEDSIWERWTRKKPHEQIIKKSMDEKSTSFNQKGSFDGSRKDINAAIDRLCEVTGTKIIFCNLRDPFIENLYRPTVSQSRLEVLIDPLDTELSQLCNIIVEPLRDRVVTSLLQASMDGLFRVLLDGGPSRVFFPADARFLEEDLEVLKEFFISGGDGLPRGVVENHVARVRHVVKLHAYETRELVDDLKSTSMERHGAGGKLGADTQTLLRILCHRTDSEASQFLKKQFKIPKSSV, from the exons ATGGAAGA GAAAGTTGTAATGCCTCCTGGTGCGGTTACATTAGATGATGTGGATCTAGACCAAGTCAGTGTAGATTATGTACTCAATTGTGCAAAAAAAG GTGCAATGCTAGAGCTCTCAGAGGCAATAAGAGATTACCATGATAACACTGAGTTGCCCCAAATG AGTAATGGCGGTTCTGCACATGAATTTTTCTTGGTTACAAATCCTGAATCTTCAGGGTTACCTCCAAGAAGGGCACCACCACCTCGTCCGGCTTCAACACCAGTCCCTGTTGTTGCATCAGCTCCTTTCTTTGCACCATCCCCTGTTGCATCATTGTCAAGTGTTGCAAAGTCAGAGTCCTTTAACTCCACTGAAGCTCGGGAACTTACTGTGGATGACATTGAAGATTTTGAGGATGATGAAGATGAACATGAATTTGCTAGTGTCAGGATTAGGCGTAATACGATTGATAATGTTGATCTTGTGCCGAAACTCCCCACTTTTGCAACAG GTATTTCAGATGACGATCTCCGTGAGACTGCATATGAAATCCTCTTAGCATGTGCTGGGGCTGCAGG GGGTCTTATAGTTCCTTCAAAGGATAAAAAGATAGACAAAAAGTCACGGCTGATGAGGAAGCTTGGACGTAGTAAAAGTGAGAATGTTGTGCAGTCGGAACGTGTACCTGGATTGAATGGTTTGTTAGAGATCATGCGTGCCCAGATGGAG ATAACTGAGGAGATGGACATTAGAACACGAAAAGGCTTGCTCAATGCTCTAGTTGGCAAAGTGGGGAAAAGAATGGATACTCTTCTGATTCCCTTGGAATTGTTATCTTGTATATCACGGACAGAATTTCCAGACAAGAAAGCATATATACGGTGGCAAAAAAGGCAG TTGTTCATACTGGAGGAGGGGCTTATCAATCATCCAGTTGTTGGGTTCGGTGAATCTGGACGCAAAGCAAGTGATTTGAGGATTGTTTTGGCAAAAATTGAGGAATCTGAG TTTCGTTCATCTTCTGAGGGAGAGGTCCAACGAACAGATTGCCTACGTTCTCTCAGAGAGATTGCTGTTCCACTTGCTGAGAGGCCAGCTCGGGGTGACTTAACAGGTGAAGTATGCCACTGGGCGGATGGTTATCACCTTAATGTTAGATTGTATGAGAAACTCCTTGTCAGTGTCTTTGATATTTTAGATGAGGGGAAGCTGACAGAG GAAGTGGAAGAAACTCTTGAGCTCTTGAAGTCAACATGGCGTTTACTTGGTATTACGGAGACAATCCATTACACATGTTATGCATGGGTATTATTTCGTCAG TATGTTATCACACAGGAACACCGGCTCTTGAAACATGCCATTAATCAGCTGAAAAAGATACCATTGAAGGAACAACGGGGTCCACAAGAGAGGTTGCACTTGAAAAGTTTGCACTCCAAAGTTGAAGGCGAAGATTTCTCTTTCTTGCAGTCCTTTTTGTTACCAATTCAGAAATGGGCTGATAAGCAGCTAGCAGACTATCATAAACACTTTGCTGAG GAATCAGCAACTATGGATGATGTAGTATTAGTTGCTATGGTTACTCGGAGGCTCCTTTTTGAAGAATCTGATCAG GTTATACAATCCACATCTACCCTAGATCGAGATCAGATAGAATCATACATATCAACTTCCATTAAGAATGCATTTACAAGG ACCTTGCAGGTTGTTGAAAGATCAGACACATCGCATGAGCATTATCTGGCATTGCTTGCAGAAGAAACCAAGAAACTTCTGAAAAAAGAATCAACCATTTTCACACCAATTTTGTCTCAGAGACATCCTCAAGCAGCCGTTGTTTCTGCATCGCTTCTTCATAGGCTTTATGGAGTCAAATTG AAACCATTTCTTGATAGTGCCGAGCATCTGACTGAGGATGTAGTGGTAGTGTTTCCCGCTGCTGATAGCCTTGAGCACTATATAATGTCACTTATATCTTCTGCTGGAGGAGAGGTCAGGAAACTAAGTGCATACCAG GTTGAGTCAGTATCTGGAACATTGGTTATGCGATGGGTTAATTCTCAGCTTGGAAGAATTTTGAGTTGGGTAGAACGAGCCATTCAACAAGAG CGATGGGAGCCAATATCTCCTCAACAGCGGCATGGGATTTCAATTGTTGAAGTATATAGAATTGTGGAAGAG ACAGTGGATCAGTTTTTTGCTCTGAAAGTTCCTATGAGGTCTACAGAATTGAATGGTTTATTTCGGGGTGTTGACAATGCATTTCAAGTGTATGCAAATCATGTCACGGAAAACTTGG CGATGAAGGAAGACTTAATTCCACCAGTTCCTATTCTCACACGATTCAGAAGGGAGGCTGGATTAAAGGCTTTTGTTAAGAAGGAGCTATTTGATTCCAAGCTACCTGAGGAGAGAAAATCAAGTGACATCCATGTCCCAGCTACTACAACTCTGTGTGTCCAGTTAAATACACTATAT TATGCAATTAGTCAACTGAATAAGTTGGAAGATAGCATTTGGGAGCGATGGACTAGGAAAAAACCTCATGAGCAAATTATCA AGAAATCCATGGATGAGAAGTCGACAAGTTTTAACCAGAAGGGCTCATTTGATGGAAGTAGAAAAGATATAAATGCTGCTATTGACCGCCTTTGTGAGGTTACTG GAACTAAAATCATCTTCTGCAACTTGAGGGATCCATTCATTGAGAATTTATATAGACCCACTGTTTCCCAGTCTAGGCTGGAAGTGCTAATTGATCCACTTGATACA GAATTGAGTCAGCTGTGTAATATTATCGTGGAACCACTCCGGGATCGTGTAGTGACAAGTCTTCTCCAAGCTTCTATG GATGGCTTATTCCGAGTCTTACTAGATGGAGGACCATCAAGAGTTTTCTTTCCAGCTGATGCAAGATTCTTAGAAGAAGATCTGGAAGTGCTGAAG GAATTTTTCATTTCTGGGGGAGATGGGCTTCCTAGAGGAGTAGTTGAGAATCATGTAGCACGAGTTCGTCACGTAGTTAAGTTGCATGCTTACGAG ACTCGAGAATTGGTCGATGACCTGAAATCCACGAGCATGGAAAGGCATGGGGCAGGAGGCAAACTAGGTGCTGATACTCAAACTTTATTGAGAATATTATGTCATCGAACCGATTCAGAGGCATCTCAGTTCCTCAAGAAACAGTTCAAGATACCGAAATCTTCTGTATAG
- the LOC136223558 gene encoding protein unc-13 homolog isoform X1, translating to MEEQNDVQILQRYRRDRRILLDFILSGTLIRKVVMPPGAVTLDDVDLDQVSVDYVLNCAKKGAMLELSEAIRDYHDNTELPQMSNGGSAHEFFLVTNPESSGLPPRRAPPPRPASTPVPVVASAPFFAPSPVASLSSVAKSESFNSTEARELTVDDIEDFEDDEDEHEFASVRIRRNTIDNVDLVPKLPTFATGISDDDLRETAYEILLACAGAAGGLIVPSKDKKIDKKSRLMRKLGRSKSENVVQSERVPGLNGLLEIMRAQMEITEEMDIRTRKGLLNALVGKVGKRMDTLLIPLELLSCISRTEFPDKKAYIRWQKRQLFILEEGLINHPVVGFGESGRKASDLRIVLAKIEESEFRSSSEGEVQRTDCLRSLREIAVPLAERPARGDLTGEVCHWADGYHLNVRLYEKLLVSVFDILDEGKLTEEVEETLELLKSTWRLLGITETIHYTCYAWVLFRQYVITQEHRLLKHAINQLKKIPLKEQRGPQERLHLKSLHSKVEGEDFSFLQSFLLPIQKWADKQLADYHKHFAEESATMDDVVLVAMVTRRLLFEESDQVIQSTSTLDRDQIESYISTSIKNAFTRTLQVVERSDTSHEHYLALLAEETKKLLKKESTIFTPILSQRHPQAAVVSASLLHRLYGVKLKPFLDSAEHLTEDVVVVFPAADSLEHYIMSLISSAGGEVRKLSAYQVESVSGTLVMRWVNSQLGRILSWVERAIQQERWEPISPQQRHGISIVEVYRIVEETVDQFFALKVPMRSTELNGLFRGVDNAFQVYANHVTENLAMKEDLIPPVPILTRFRREAGLKAFVKKELFDSKLPEERKSSDIHVPATTTLCVQLNTLYYAISQLNKLEDSIWERWTRKKPHEQIIKKSMDEKSTSFNQKGSFDGSRKDINAAIDRLCEVTGTKIIFCNLRDPFIENLYRPTVSQSRLEVLIDPLDTELSQLCNIIVEPLRDRVVTSLLQASMDGLFRVLLDGGPSRVFFPADARFLEEDLEVLKEFFISGGDGLPRGVVENHVARVRHVVKLHAYETRELVDDLKSTSMERHGAGGKLGADTQTLLRILCHRTDSEASQFLKKQFKIPKSSV from the exons ATGGAAGA GCAGAATGATGTTCAGATTCTGCAAAGATACCGGCGGGACCGGAGAATACTTTTAGATTTTATACTTTCTGGTACCTTGATTAGGAAAGTTGTAATGCCTCCTGGTGCGGTTACATTAGATGATGTGGATCTAGACCAAGTCAGTGTAGATTATGTACTCAATTGTGCAAAAAAAG GTGCAATGCTAGAGCTCTCAGAGGCAATAAGAGATTACCATGATAACACTGAGTTGCCCCAAATG AGTAATGGCGGTTCTGCACATGAATTTTTCTTGGTTACAAATCCTGAATCTTCAGGGTTACCTCCAAGAAGGGCACCACCACCTCGTCCGGCTTCAACACCAGTCCCTGTTGTTGCATCAGCTCCTTTCTTTGCACCATCCCCTGTTGCATCATTGTCAAGTGTTGCAAAGTCAGAGTCCTTTAACTCCACTGAAGCTCGGGAACTTACTGTGGATGACATTGAAGATTTTGAGGATGATGAAGATGAACATGAATTTGCTAGTGTCAGGATTAGGCGTAATACGATTGATAATGTTGATCTTGTGCCGAAACTCCCCACTTTTGCAACAG GTATTTCAGATGACGATCTCCGTGAGACTGCATATGAAATCCTCTTAGCATGTGCTGGGGCTGCAGG GGGTCTTATAGTTCCTTCAAAGGATAAAAAGATAGACAAAAAGTCACGGCTGATGAGGAAGCTTGGACGTAGTAAAAGTGAGAATGTTGTGCAGTCGGAACGTGTACCTGGATTGAATGGTTTGTTAGAGATCATGCGTGCCCAGATGGAG ATAACTGAGGAGATGGACATTAGAACACGAAAAGGCTTGCTCAATGCTCTAGTTGGCAAAGTGGGGAAAAGAATGGATACTCTTCTGATTCCCTTGGAATTGTTATCTTGTATATCACGGACAGAATTTCCAGACAAGAAAGCATATATACGGTGGCAAAAAAGGCAG TTGTTCATACTGGAGGAGGGGCTTATCAATCATCCAGTTGTTGGGTTCGGTGAATCTGGACGCAAAGCAAGTGATTTGAGGATTGTTTTGGCAAAAATTGAGGAATCTGAG TTTCGTTCATCTTCTGAGGGAGAGGTCCAACGAACAGATTGCCTACGTTCTCTCAGAGAGATTGCTGTTCCACTTGCTGAGAGGCCAGCTCGGGGTGACTTAACAGGTGAAGTATGCCACTGGGCGGATGGTTATCACCTTAATGTTAGATTGTATGAGAAACTCCTTGTCAGTGTCTTTGATATTTTAGATGAGGGGAAGCTGACAGAG GAAGTGGAAGAAACTCTTGAGCTCTTGAAGTCAACATGGCGTTTACTTGGTATTACGGAGACAATCCATTACACATGTTATGCATGGGTATTATTTCGTCAG TATGTTATCACACAGGAACACCGGCTCTTGAAACATGCCATTAATCAGCTGAAAAAGATACCATTGAAGGAACAACGGGGTCCACAAGAGAGGTTGCACTTGAAAAGTTTGCACTCCAAAGTTGAAGGCGAAGATTTCTCTTTCTTGCAGTCCTTTTTGTTACCAATTCAGAAATGGGCTGATAAGCAGCTAGCAGACTATCATAAACACTTTGCTGAG GAATCAGCAACTATGGATGATGTAGTATTAGTTGCTATGGTTACTCGGAGGCTCCTTTTTGAAGAATCTGATCAG GTTATACAATCCACATCTACCCTAGATCGAGATCAGATAGAATCATACATATCAACTTCCATTAAGAATGCATTTACAAGG ACCTTGCAGGTTGTTGAAAGATCAGACACATCGCATGAGCATTATCTGGCATTGCTTGCAGAAGAAACCAAGAAACTTCTGAAAAAAGAATCAACCATTTTCACACCAATTTTGTCTCAGAGACATCCTCAAGCAGCCGTTGTTTCTGCATCGCTTCTTCATAGGCTTTATGGAGTCAAATTG AAACCATTTCTTGATAGTGCCGAGCATCTGACTGAGGATGTAGTGGTAGTGTTTCCCGCTGCTGATAGCCTTGAGCACTATATAATGTCACTTATATCTTCTGCTGGAGGAGAGGTCAGGAAACTAAGTGCATACCAG GTTGAGTCAGTATCTGGAACATTGGTTATGCGATGGGTTAATTCTCAGCTTGGAAGAATTTTGAGTTGGGTAGAACGAGCCATTCAACAAGAG CGATGGGAGCCAATATCTCCTCAACAGCGGCATGGGATTTCAATTGTTGAAGTATATAGAATTGTGGAAGAG ACAGTGGATCAGTTTTTTGCTCTGAAAGTTCCTATGAGGTCTACAGAATTGAATGGTTTATTTCGGGGTGTTGACAATGCATTTCAAGTGTATGCAAATCATGTCACGGAAAACTTGG CGATGAAGGAAGACTTAATTCCACCAGTTCCTATTCTCACACGATTCAGAAGGGAGGCTGGATTAAAGGCTTTTGTTAAGAAGGAGCTATTTGATTCCAAGCTACCTGAGGAGAGAAAATCAAGTGACATCCATGTCCCAGCTACTACAACTCTGTGTGTCCAGTTAAATACACTATAT TATGCAATTAGTCAACTGAATAAGTTGGAAGATAGCATTTGGGAGCGATGGACTAGGAAAAAACCTCATGAGCAAATTATCA AGAAATCCATGGATGAGAAGTCGACAAGTTTTAACCAGAAGGGCTCATTTGATGGAAGTAGAAAAGATATAAATGCTGCTATTGACCGCCTTTGTGAGGTTACTG GAACTAAAATCATCTTCTGCAACTTGAGGGATCCATTCATTGAGAATTTATATAGACCCACTGTTTCCCAGTCTAGGCTGGAAGTGCTAATTGATCCACTTGATACA GAATTGAGTCAGCTGTGTAATATTATCGTGGAACCACTCCGGGATCGTGTAGTGACAAGTCTTCTCCAAGCTTCTATG GATGGCTTATTCCGAGTCTTACTAGATGGAGGACCATCAAGAGTTTTCTTTCCAGCTGATGCAAGATTCTTAGAAGAAGATCTGGAAGTGCTGAAG GAATTTTTCATTTCTGGGGGAGATGGGCTTCCTAGAGGAGTAGTTGAGAATCATGTAGCACGAGTTCGTCACGTAGTTAAGTTGCATGCTTACGAG ACTCGAGAATTGGTCGATGACCTGAAATCCACGAGCATGGAAAGGCATGGGGCAGGAGGCAAACTAGGTGCTGATACTCAAACTTTATTGAGAATATTATGTCATCGAACCGATTCAGAGGCATCTCAGTTCCTCAAGAAACAGTTCAAGATACCGAAATCTTCTGTATAG
- the LOC136223558 gene encoding protein unc-13 homolog isoform X3: MYSIVQKKGAMLELSEAIRDYHDNTELPQMSNGGSAHEFFLVTNPESSGLPPRRAPPPRPASTPVPVVASAPFFAPSPVASLSSVAKSESFNSTEARELTVDDIEDFEDDEDEHEFASVRIRRNTIDNVDLVPKLPTFATGISDDDLRETAYEILLACAGAAGGLIVPSKDKKIDKKSRLMRKLGRSKSENVVQSERVPGLNGLLEIMRAQMEITEEMDIRTRKGLLNALVGKVGKRMDTLLIPLELLSCISRTEFPDKKAYIRWQKRQLFILEEGLINHPVVGFGESGRKASDLRIVLAKIEESEFRSSSEGEVQRTDCLRSLREIAVPLAERPARGDLTGEVCHWADGYHLNVRLYEKLLVSVFDILDEGKLTEEVEETLELLKSTWRLLGITETIHYTCYAWVLFRQYVITQEHRLLKHAINQLKKIPLKEQRGPQERLHLKSLHSKVEGEDFSFLQSFLLPIQKWADKQLADYHKHFAEESATMDDVVLVAMVTRRLLFEESDQVIQSTSTLDRDQIESYISTSIKNAFTRTLQVVERSDTSHEHYLALLAEETKKLLKKESTIFTPILSQRHPQAAVVSASLLHRLYGVKLKPFLDSAEHLTEDVVVVFPAADSLEHYIMSLISSAGGEVRKLSAYQVESVSGTLVMRWVNSQLGRILSWVERAIQQERWEPISPQQRHGISIVEVYRIVEETVDQFFALKVPMRSTELNGLFRGVDNAFQVYANHVTENLAMKEDLIPPVPILTRFRREAGLKAFVKKELFDSKLPEERKSSDIHVPATTTLCVQLNTLYYAISQLNKLEDSIWERWTRKKPHEQIIKKSMDEKSTSFNQKGSFDGSRKDINAAIDRLCEVTGTKIIFCNLRDPFIENLYRPTVSQSRLEVLIDPLDTELSQLCNIIVEPLRDRVVTSLLQASMDGLFRVLLDGGPSRVFFPADARFLEEDLEVLKEFFISGGDGLPRGVVENHVARVRHVVKLHAYETRELVDDLKSTSMERHGAGGKLGADTQTLLRILCHRTDSEASQFLKKQFKIPKSSV, encoded by the exons ATGTACTCAATTGTGCAAAAAAA AGGTGCAATGCTAGAGCTCTCAGAGGCAATAAGAGATTACCATGATAACACTGAGTTGCCCCAAATG AGTAATGGCGGTTCTGCACATGAATTTTTCTTGGTTACAAATCCTGAATCTTCAGGGTTACCTCCAAGAAGGGCACCACCACCTCGTCCGGCTTCAACACCAGTCCCTGTTGTTGCATCAGCTCCTTTCTTTGCACCATCCCCTGTTGCATCATTGTCAAGTGTTGCAAAGTCAGAGTCCTTTAACTCCACTGAAGCTCGGGAACTTACTGTGGATGACATTGAAGATTTTGAGGATGATGAAGATGAACATGAATTTGCTAGTGTCAGGATTAGGCGTAATACGATTGATAATGTTGATCTTGTGCCGAAACTCCCCACTTTTGCAACAG GTATTTCAGATGACGATCTCCGTGAGACTGCATATGAAATCCTCTTAGCATGTGCTGGGGCTGCAGG GGGTCTTATAGTTCCTTCAAAGGATAAAAAGATAGACAAAAAGTCACGGCTGATGAGGAAGCTTGGACGTAGTAAAAGTGAGAATGTTGTGCAGTCGGAACGTGTACCTGGATTGAATGGTTTGTTAGAGATCATGCGTGCCCAGATGGAG ATAACTGAGGAGATGGACATTAGAACACGAAAAGGCTTGCTCAATGCTCTAGTTGGCAAAGTGGGGAAAAGAATGGATACTCTTCTGATTCCCTTGGAATTGTTATCTTGTATATCACGGACAGAATTTCCAGACAAGAAAGCATATATACGGTGGCAAAAAAGGCAG TTGTTCATACTGGAGGAGGGGCTTATCAATCATCCAGTTGTTGGGTTCGGTGAATCTGGACGCAAAGCAAGTGATTTGAGGATTGTTTTGGCAAAAATTGAGGAATCTGAG TTTCGTTCATCTTCTGAGGGAGAGGTCCAACGAACAGATTGCCTACGTTCTCTCAGAGAGATTGCTGTTCCACTTGCTGAGAGGCCAGCTCGGGGTGACTTAACAGGTGAAGTATGCCACTGGGCGGATGGTTATCACCTTAATGTTAGATTGTATGAGAAACTCCTTGTCAGTGTCTTTGATATTTTAGATGAGGGGAAGCTGACAGAG GAAGTGGAAGAAACTCTTGAGCTCTTGAAGTCAACATGGCGTTTACTTGGTATTACGGAGACAATCCATTACACATGTTATGCATGGGTATTATTTCGTCAG TATGTTATCACACAGGAACACCGGCTCTTGAAACATGCCATTAATCAGCTGAAAAAGATACCATTGAAGGAACAACGGGGTCCACAAGAGAGGTTGCACTTGAAAAGTTTGCACTCCAAAGTTGAAGGCGAAGATTTCTCTTTCTTGCAGTCCTTTTTGTTACCAATTCAGAAATGGGCTGATAAGCAGCTAGCAGACTATCATAAACACTTTGCTGAG GAATCAGCAACTATGGATGATGTAGTATTAGTTGCTATGGTTACTCGGAGGCTCCTTTTTGAAGAATCTGATCAG GTTATACAATCCACATCTACCCTAGATCGAGATCAGATAGAATCATACATATCAACTTCCATTAAGAATGCATTTACAAGG ACCTTGCAGGTTGTTGAAAGATCAGACACATCGCATGAGCATTATCTGGCATTGCTTGCAGAAGAAACCAAGAAACTTCTGAAAAAAGAATCAACCATTTTCACACCAATTTTGTCTCAGAGACATCCTCAAGCAGCCGTTGTTTCTGCATCGCTTCTTCATAGGCTTTATGGAGTCAAATTG AAACCATTTCTTGATAGTGCCGAGCATCTGACTGAGGATGTAGTGGTAGTGTTTCCCGCTGCTGATAGCCTTGAGCACTATATAATGTCACTTATATCTTCTGCTGGAGGAGAGGTCAGGAAACTAAGTGCATACCAG GTTGAGTCAGTATCTGGAACATTGGTTATGCGATGGGTTAATTCTCAGCTTGGAAGAATTTTGAGTTGGGTAGAACGAGCCATTCAACAAGAG CGATGGGAGCCAATATCTCCTCAACAGCGGCATGGGATTTCAATTGTTGAAGTATATAGAATTGTGGAAGAG ACAGTGGATCAGTTTTTTGCTCTGAAAGTTCCTATGAGGTCTACAGAATTGAATGGTTTATTTCGGGGTGTTGACAATGCATTTCAAGTGTATGCAAATCATGTCACGGAAAACTTGG CGATGAAGGAAGACTTAATTCCACCAGTTCCTATTCTCACACGATTCAGAAGGGAGGCTGGATTAAAGGCTTTTGTTAAGAAGGAGCTATTTGATTCCAAGCTACCTGAGGAGAGAAAATCAAGTGACATCCATGTCCCAGCTACTACAACTCTGTGTGTCCAGTTAAATACACTATAT TATGCAATTAGTCAACTGAATAAGTTGGAAGATAGCATTTGGGAGCGATGGACTAGGAAAAAACCTCATGAGCAAATTATCA AGAAATCCATGGATGAGAAGTCGACAAGTTTTAACCAGAAGGGCTCATTTGATGGAAGTAGAAAAGATATAAATGCTGCTATTGACCGCCTTTGTGAGGTTACTG GAACTAAAATCATCTTCTGCAACTTGAGGGATCCATTCATTGAGAATTTATATAGACCCACTGTTTCCCAGTCTAGGCTGGAAGTGCTAATTGATCCACTTGATACA GAATTGAGTCAGCTGTGTAATATTATCGTGGAACCACTCCGGGATCGTGTAGTGACAAGTCTTCTCCAAGCTTCTATG GATGGCTTATTCCGAGTCTTACTAGATGGAGGACCATCAAGAGTTTTCTTTCCAGCTGATGCAAGATTCTTAGAAGAAGATCTGGAAGTGCTGAAG GAATTTTTCATTTCTGGGGGAGATGGGCTTCCTAGAGGAGTAGTTGAGAATCATGTAGCACGAGTTCGTCACGTAGTTAAGTTGCATGCTTACGAG ACTCGAGAATTGGTCGATGACCTGAAATCCACGAGCATGGAAAGGCATGGGGCAGGAGGCAAACTAGGTGCTGATACTCAAACTTTATTGAGAATATTATGTCATCGAACCGATTCAGAGGCATCTCAGTTCCTCAAGAAACAGTTCAAGATACCGAAATCTTCTGTATAG
- the LOC136224687 gene encoding peptidyl-prolyl cis-trans isomerase CYP22, whose amino-acid sequence MASGGNGATGIGNVEWHVRPPNPKNPIVFFDITIGTIPAGRIKMELFADIAPKTAENFRQFCTGEYRKAGLPVGYKGSQFHRVIKDFMIQAGDFLKGDGSGCVSIYGHKFEDENFIAKHTGPGLLSMANSGPGTNGCQFFITCAKCDWLDNKHVVFGRVLGDGLLVVRKIENVATGPNNRPKLACLIAECGEM is encoded by the exons ATGGCGTCAGGAGGCAACGGAGCCACCGGAATAGGGAACGTGGAGTGGCACGTGAGACCACCGAACCCTAAAAATCCCATTGTTTTCTTCGATATTACAATCGGTACCATCCCTGCCGGTCGCATCAAGATGGAACTCTTCGCCGATATTGCCCCCAAAACCGCCGAAAATTTCAG GCAATTTTGCACGGGCGAGTACAG AAAAGCGGGATTACCAGTGGGCTATAAAGGTTCCCAGTTCCATAGGGTGATTAAGGATTTCATGATTCAAGCTGGTGACTTTCTTAAG GGTGATGGTAGTGGATGTGTGTCGATTTATGGACATAAGTTTGAGGATGAAAATTTCATTGCTAAACATACTGGTCCTGGTTTACTATCAATG GCGAATAGCGGCCCAGGAACTAATGGATGTCAG TTCTTCATCACTTGTGCAAAATGTGACTGGCTCGATAACAAGCACGTCGTATTTGGG AGGGTGCTCGGAGACGGTCTTTTGGTTGTTCGGAAAATCGAGAATGTGGCTACCGGACCGAACAACCGACCTAAACTGGCATGCCTTATTGCTGAATGTGGCGAAATGTAG